Genomic DNA from Salvia miltiorrhiza cultivar Shanhuang (shh) chromosome 1, IMPLAD_Smil_shh, whole genome shotgun sequence:
GCTGAGACCTGTTAGAGATTTatcgaatcaaatatttaactTTAGATGGCATTGATGCCTTTAGATGAGAGCTGAAACTTTACTTTTGTTTTAACTAGAacgtccattcgtgcgatgcacgacgaacatcgaaattaaatgacatgtttaaataataaaaaaaatactctatattattatatttgaaatGTATATTTTCAACATCTTGAATTTGAAacgtataaaaaaaataaataaaataatccacatcaattattcaataaaatcttgaatttgaaacgtatattttcaactttgtataaagtataatgataattataattattaaataaatttaaattatttgataatgaaaaatgacattacacattattctcattattattattattattattattattattatagagtattaagcatcataataaataaatcaatattttcatacacaaatataaataaaaagttgtaaaatgttaatgaagagagaaaaaataaaatatttttaattttaatttttcataatttattcatttttgatgatttatttatatcatattaaagattttttcacgaacttaaatttaagttgtagtatattaagtattttttcatgaattaaatttgatgatgtttagaaaaaaaattaaagaaaaaaatagagaaaaaattagtgaaagaagagagaaaatggaGGGGAAAGTTGGAGgtaaaaaactcctcttttatatattatatagattttgatGGTCAAACTAATTTGATCTTGTGCCTGTTATAGGGACTTATTACTTGTTCGTTATTATTTGCAGTTACTTGCCAGAGGAGATGAGGAATCCCACCACCTTTAAATGTAAGTTTGACTCTCCATCCGATTTCAAACCCTGGGGGAGCAATAATTTTCTGTTCTCTAGTTTTTAATTTAGGGTGAACTTATGGTGTTTCGTATCCATTCTGTTGGAAGGTTTTGCAGAGCAAGTCTTCTCTCATTTGCTATTCCAGTGgcttatttaaaaataaaaataataaaaggaaaGACAAGGGGGAACCTCAGAAACTTTGTTAATTTATAATTGACTAGTTCAATGCAAAGCTGAAaactttcagaaagactttGCAGTTAATACAGCATGTGGCATTTTTGTCACTCTACTGGGGAAAACATTACGAGGATTCCAGATTCCTTCGTTTCAAAACTTTCTTTTTGGAGCAGAATCTtaattaagaaaagaaagaggcTAAAAGTGGTGACATccttaatattttataaatataattaggaaTTTTTATCCTAAACTCTTTAATGAATATTCTTAATGACCTTTCCATGTAATGCTACAGGGATGTTACAAAATCCAGTGTACCGTCAACAACTTCAAGATATGTTGTAAGTAGTAGTACATCTTTATTGTCCATTGTTATAAAATTTCTGGAGATATTAGCTGCTTTTCCGATGGACTCAAAACATTTGAATATGTTAATCCTGCTCCATTTTGTTACGGTAAGTTTGTGTATGCACAACATCAGAGCATTTAGAAAATGAATTAGTTGGTTGGTTGAACGGATGATGTGGCTTTAGATGATATTGCCTATACTAAATCATGCAGGATCTTATATAGCAGTGATGTTTTCTCTACTTTATGTTTTCAGAAATAACATGGGGGGAAATCCTGAATGGGACAATCGCATGATGGATACGTTGAAGAACTTTGATCTGAGCAGCCCTGAGATCAAACAACAGTTTGGTGCGTGTTGCCCATTATTTCTATGTTGACGTCTAATGTTGATTAGGACTTAGGAGATACGTTGCAAGCATCTATACCTTCTGTGTTACTTAATGCAGATCAAATAGGCCTCACTCCTGATGAAGTCATATCTAAAATCATGGCTAATCCTGACGTTGCTATGGCATTTCAAAATCCAAGAGTTCAAGCAGCCATCTTAGACGTAAGCAATTTCTTCATTTCTCATTCCATCTGCTTAAACGCTCCCCCCAAAAATTACCCCTTTCGTCACACTCTCTTGCTATGTGTGTCAACTTCTGATTTCAGTTTTGGTCATTCTTGCAGTGTTCTCAGAACCCCCTAAGCATTGCCAAGTATCAAAATGACAAAGAGGTAAAGATAAAAGCATAACATAGTCAGTTCAATCAAACTGTTATCCCGTGCTTAGTTTTCTGCCAGTGCACGTGCATTTTAAATGCGCAGCTAATGCCTGATCTTAACCTTCTCTCTTAGGTTATGGATGTGTTCAACAAAATATCTGAACTCTTCCCGGGAACTTCACCTTGATTCTCTATATCCTAGCAAAGAGGCTAGGCTATAGATGTGCTTTGATTTCCCTGGGTAAATTTCTCCAAGAATGAGCTTCAAAATCCTTCTTTTTCGATGCATCACCAAGTCCTGTGCTACGAGTAAATGCTGTCGCCTCCACCTACGTAGACATTGTTTTACATTGCGATGGTACTTGCTCaagtcttggtgtagtttttgTTAGTTGTTAAGTCAAAACCTTCTTTTTGCTCTAGTAGCTTCAGATACGAATTTCAGTTATTCCTAGTTTTTTGGGtgaatgatgttttgagattTTCTGAGCTGTTGCATATGAGTcgttatatatatgaatataacAATTCAAggatatgaatatatataattcaagaTTATACacatttgttatatatttattaatcaagataTTTAAGATTTTGTGTCGCCAAAAATATGTAGTACTAGCCTTTTTTGTTGCAGTGGTCAGCACATCTTTGTTAACGTGCAGGAAAGTCTTATATGGCATAAGAGtttgtttataaataaaagtattcTTTGAGTTATTTATTAAGTAAAGCAACGGAACATGATGTATATACATTATTTCGTTGGAAACCTCTCACTCATattaacttattatttttataaatttttctgAGAGAAAAACAAAGTATCAAACATGTAGTGGAAGAAGTGCAACATTATTCATTTAAAAATTGACCAATTCAGGCTTAAATGATTGAAATGTGTACAAGCAGTCTCCCACTATATTACAACTGGACAAACtgtgattaaaattaaaaaaaattgtaagcATATCACTAAATTGATGACTATATAAAGGTTCATATTTCTTCAAAGTTCAATCATCAAATACAGAGTAGAAGCCTCAAAATGAAAGAACTTGGGAAAACAGGGCAAATGCCCTTATTCGTATGCCTTCTAATTGTAAGCATTATGATCTCTCAAGTGTCTGCTTTCGATGCTTATGTTTACGCATCTCTCCCTACACCCAAAGAAATTACACATCCCGATTATAAATCATCACCACCTCCAAAAAAGGAAGAATACACCTACAAatctccacctccaccaccgAAAAAATACTCATATACCTCTCCCCCACCACCAACATACAAATACAAATCACCTCCTCCTCCAAAACACGTAGAACATCCTGAGTATACTTACAAATCCCCACCTCCACCATCAAAGAAGTACTCATACaactctcctcctcctccaccatATCAGTACAAATCACCTCCTCCTCCTAAACACGTTGAGCATCCAGAGTACACTTATAAATCTCCACCCCCACCTCCAAAAAAATACTCCTACACCTCTCCCCCACCACCAACATACGAGTACaaatctcctcctcctcctaaGCACGTAGAACATCCTGAGTACACCTACAAATCCCCACCTCCACCACCAAAGAAGTACTTTTACAGctctcctccaccgccaccaTACCAGTACGAATCCCCTTCTCCTCCTAAGCACGTAGAACATCCTGAGTACACCTACAAatctccacctccaccaccaaaGAAGTACTCATACAGCTCTCCCCCGCCACCGCTATACCAATACAAATCGCCTCCTCCTCCTAAGCACGTAGAGCATCCTGAGTACAACTACAAATCTTCACCTCCACCACCTAAGTACTCTTACAGCTCTCCCCCACCACCATATCAATACAAATCGCCACCTCCTCCAAAACATGTAGAACATCATGAATACACCTACAaatctccacctccacctccaaagAAGTACTCCTACAgctctcctccaccaccaccatatCAATACGAATCACCACCACCTCCAAAGCACGTAGAGCATCCTGAGTATACCTACAAatctccacctccgcctccaAAGAAGTACTCCTACAgctctcctccaccaccaccatatCAATACGAATCACCACCACCTCCAAAGCAGATAGAACATCCTGAATACACCTACAAATCCCCACCTCCACCACCAAAGAAGTACTCGTACAGTTCTCCCCCTCCGCCACCATATCAGTATAAATCACCTCCTCCTCCTAAGCACGTAGAGAATCCCAAGTACACCTACAAATCCCCACCCCCGCCTCCAAAGAAGTACTCTTACAGTTCTCCTCCACCTCCACCAAAGAAGTACTCATACAGCTCTCCCCCGCCACCACCATACCAATACAAATCGCCTCCTCCTCCTAAGCACGTAGAGCATCCCGAGTATAACTACAAatctccacctccaccacctAAGAAGTACTCTTACAGCTCTCCCCCACCACCATATCAATACAAATCACCACCTCCTCCAAAACATGTAGAGCATCCTGAATACACCTACAaatctccacctccacctccaaaAAAGTACTCCTACAgctctcctccaccaccaccatatCAATACGAATCACCACCACCTCCAAAGCACGTAGAGCATCCCGAGTATACCTACAAatctccacctccgcctccaAAGAAGTACTCTTACAGctctcctccaccgccaccaTATCTGTACAAGTCACCACCACCTCCAAAGCAGATAGAACATCCTGAATACACCTACAAATCCCCACCTCCACCACCAAAGAAGTACTCGTACAGTTCTCCCCCTCCGCCACCATATCAGTACAAATCACCTCCTCCTCCTAAGCACGTAGAGAATCCCAAGTACACCTACAAATCCCCACCCCCGCCTCCAAAGAAGTACTCTTACAGTtctcctccaccgccaccgTATCAGTACAAATCACCACCACCTCCAAAGCACATAGAACATCCTGAATACACTTACAAATCCCCACCTCCACCACCAAAGAAATATTCATACAGCTCTCCCCCTCCGCCTCCATACCAGTACAAATCACCCCCTCCTCCTAAGCACGTAGAGCATCCTGAATATACTTATAAATCCCCACCTCCACCACCAAAGAAATATTCATACAGCTCTCCCCCTCCGCCTCCATACCAGTACAAATCACCCCCTCCTCCTAAGCACGTAGAGCATCCCGAATATACTTACAAATCTCCACCTCCACCAACAAAGAAATATTCCTACAGCTCACCCCCACCCCCATCATATCAATACAAATCACCACCTCCTCCAAAGGACATACAACATCCTGAATACACCTATAAATCATCACCTCCACCATATTATTATGCATCTCCTCCACCTCCATCACCATCTTTGCCTCTATCTTATTACTACAATTCACCCCCTCCTCCTAAGGAATACTAAAAGAGTTTGACTAATATTTCACTTTTGTGCCCGACGAGAGCTTAGTTCGTGTGGATTTTgttggtcttcaagatttcctGATTGTTCGTTTCTCCATTTATCCATCAACAATCAAGTGGTTCACTGAGATTGTTGATTTATCACGTTTGTATCATTGCCTTTTATTTTAGTTATCGATGAAAATTCATTATGTAATTCTGAATTATTAGTACCTCATGCGATTGTAAGGTTTTTGTGATCTATTTAATCGATTATCTTCTTCTTTCTATTACTTAACTCAATTAGGATTTATTAAtcttcaattaaaatttattaattcacaAGTAAACTTATAAATCATAATTCTTTTTCGTGATCTATTTAATCAATTATCTTCTTATTACTTAActcaattagaatttattaatcttcaattaaaatttattaattcataagtgaacttattaatttcatttttttagagGGGcttattaatcataattaaaatttgattatgATCGATGGACTGGGTATGGGCATCCAAATGTACCGTACTGTGATTCTTTCCAATATTCGATAGGCTAAATAAGGTTTTGATAAAAATTTGGACTCTATTGTTTTATTTGAGTATAACTagtatttgcatcccgtgcaatgtacgaaaaatatttttatatttatataaaattgatgtCAATTAtattactctctctgtcccactataagtgaaacccctttttttgggcacgggaaTTAATAATGCTGTATTTTGTGtatagatgaaaaagtgaaaaaaaatgtttaaaagataaaacttgtactaaaaaaggaaagagtctcacttatggtgggacacccaaaatagaaagagtctcacttatagtgggacgaagggagtattatatttataaacataataaaaaattaattttaactgaatatatttgagttgaatattgaaaaagtaaaaaatatagagaataattcactataaaaaaattgatattatgaaaaagaaaaaaaattaaaaacaaaataaaataaaaaagaattactaaaaatagatttattcaaaaaaagatgagagaggagagagatttttttacaattttaatctttaaataaatataacttttacattttaaataaaatatttacataaaataaattaaagttttttatcgtgacctttaatttgatgtgcatattaaatattttataattttagaaagaaatagaacaaaaaaagaagataaagaaaaagaaaataaaaagaagaaaatatagttACAAATAAACCTTTGATTTTAttgtaatgaattaattatcacttaattttgaaattaatttaaaactgAAAGTtacctttttaatatattatagtcATGCTAAAGGTCGTCCTATATTGAAGTAACTTTTGTAAGAATTAAATACTATGAAAACTCGTGTACTGTTCTACCAATTATAAAGGCTGTAGGATAGTGCGTAAGATAGTGGGGATGTGAATgagatgtgatttatttgtaaccttcatattatacatattttcaaaattgtcattcaaatcaatttaaaattaatttgaaatcaatttgaaattgttaGTTAGCTTTTTTAATAcagtatagatatagatttgaTAGCACAAATGCACAACCCTAAATCGTCAATCCTAAATAAACACGAAGATTGGATGGTTTGCGCAATTTAGTTACAAACATTTCTTGTAACACCCCAATCTAATTAAGGTGTtaactttaatttttaaataaatatttaatgtggaagtctttaaaaaaaattaaaatcaacttttataataaatattttgaaaaacaatttaaggaaagtaaatccttaaataaaataaacttttaGAAACACTTTTAAAATGATCTAAAagatatcaattttttaataatatattcaaatactAACTTTGATTTAAAATCGACAATCAACATCTTGTAATAAAGCGTGACATAAAGATGTCATGAAAATATCTAAGTA
This window encodes:
- the LOC131020236 gene encoding extensin-2-like, producing MKELGKTGQMPLFVCLLIVSIMISQVSAFDAYVYASLPTPKEITHPDYKSSPPPKKEEYTYKSPPPPPKKYSYTSPPPPTYKYKSPPPPKHVEHPEYTYKSPPPPSKKYSYNSPPPPPYQYKSPPPPKHVEHPEYTYKSPPPPPKKYSYTSPPPPTYEYKSPPPPKHVEHPEYTYKSPPPPPKKYFYSSPPPPPYQYESPSPPKHVEHPEYTYKSPPPPPKKYSYSSPPPPLYQYKSPPPPKHVEHPEYNYKSSPPPPKYSYSSPPPPYQYKSPPPPKHVEHHEYTYKSPPPPPKKYSYSSPPPPPYQYESPPPPKHVEHPEYTYKSPPPPPKKYSYSSPPPPPYQYESPPPPKQIEHPEYTYKSPPPPPKKYSYSSPPPPPYQYKSPPPPKHVENPKYTYKSPPPPPKKYSYSSPPPPPKKYSYSSPPPPPYQYKSPPPPKHVEHPEYNYKSPPPPPKKYSYSSPPPPYQYKSPPPPKHVEHPEYTYKSPPPPPKKYSYSSPPPPPYQYESPPPPKHVEHPEYTYKSPPPPPKKYSYSSPPPPPYLYKSPPPPKQIEHPEYTYKSPPPPPKKYSYSSPPPPPYQYKSPPPPKHVENPKYTYKSPPPPPKKYSYSSPPPPPYQYKSPPPPKHIEHPEYTYKSPPPPPKKYSYSSPPPPPYQYKSPPPPKHVEHPEYTYKSPPPPPKKYSYSSPPPPPYQYKSPPPPKHVEHPEYTYKSPPPPTKKYSYSSPPPPSYQYKSPPPPKDIQHPEYTYKSSPPPYYYASPPPPSPSLPLSYYYNSPPPPKEY